Proteins encoded within one genomic window of Manis pentadactyla isolate mManPen7 chromosome 4, mManPen7.hap1, whole genome shotgun sequence:
- the PDE6G gene encoding retinal rod rhodopsin-sensitive cGMP 3',5'-cyclic phosphodiesterase subunit gamma isoform X2: MNLEPPKAEVRSATRVTGGPVTPRKGPPKFKQRQTRQFKSKPPKKGIQGFGDDIPGMEGLGTDITVICPWEAFNHLELHELAQYGII; the protein is encoded by the exons ATGAACCTGGAGCCACCCAAAGCCGAGGTCCGGTCAGCCACCAGGGTGACGGGGGGGCCCGTCACTCCCAGGAAAGGGCCCCCCAAATTTAAGCAGCGGCAAACCAGGCAATTCAAGAGCAAGCCTCCCAAGAAAGGCATCCAAGG GTTTGGGGACGacattccaggaatggaaggcctGGGAACAG ACATCACGGTCATCTGCCCATGGGAGGCCTTCAACCACCTGGAGCTGCATGAGCTGGCTCAGTACGGCATCATCTAG